A genomic stretch from Georgenia muralis includes:
- a CDS encoding multicopper oxidase family protein gives MRPLTRRQALVLGAAGVGSVVVGGIGAAQTPLPWSAAPPDAHGPGGRAGGGVTPDADGATLVEPTVLTSEGGVLEVELEMAEREVRVGDVTARLLTYNGTVPGPTLLLRPGDTLRVRLVNRLDDVTNLHVHGLHVSPEGNSDNPFLAIGPGESFDYEIVLPDDHPAGTLWYHPHHHGMVADQMFTGLYGAIVVEDDLPAGRVLVVSDISLTEDGGVRQVSQPERMMGREGETVLVNGQVRPRITAAPGERQRWRVVNACTSRHLRLELEGQEVTVLGVDLGREAEPTPFGDLLLAPGNRADLLVTAAEGAATLRALPHERGGMMGMMGGATASSEPVTLATLEVAGTPAEPPEELPPAGAVRDLRDVEPAARRTLTFTMGMGGGRGPGGMTFGFDGRGFDAERTDQDVAAGTVEEWVIDNPTPMDHPFHLHVWPMQVVEAAGATVGPPTWRDVVTVPAGSRVVVRVPFEDLTGRTVYHCHILDHEDAGMMGVVDVRA, from the coding sequence ATGCGCCCCCTCACCAGGCGGCAGGCCCTCGTGCTCGGCGCCGCGGGCGTGGGCAGCGTGGTCGTCGGCGGCATCGGCGCCGCGCAGACCCCGCTGCCCTGGTCCGCCGCGCCGCCGGACGCCCACGGTCCCGGCGGTCGCGCGGGAGGCGGCGTCACCCCCGACGCCGACGGTGCGACGCTCGTCGAGCCGACCGTGCTCACGAGCGAGGGCGGCGTCCTCGAGGTCGAGCTGGAGATGGCCGAGCGCGAGGTGAGGGTCGGCGACGTCACCGCCCGGCTCCTCACGTACAACGGCACGGTGCCGGGCCCGACGCTCCTCCTGCGTCCCGGCGACACCCTGCGGGTCCGCCTCGTCAACCGGCTCGACGACGTCACCAACCTCCACGTCCACGGCCTGCACGTCTCCCCGGAGGGCAACAGCGACAACCCCTTCCTCGCGATCGGGCCCGGGGAGAGCTTCGACTACGAGATCGTCCTGCCCGACGACCACCCCGCGGGCACGCTCTGGTACCACCCCCACCACCACGGGATGGTGGCGGACCAGATGTTCACCGGCCTCTACGGCGCCATCGTCGTCGAGGACGACCTGCCGGCCGGCCGGGTCCTCGTCGTCTCGGACATCTCCCTCACCGAGGACGGCGGGGTGCGGCAGGTGTCGCAGCCCGAGCGGATGATGGGCCGCGAGGGCGAGACCGTCCTCGTCAACGGCCAGGTCCGGCCGAGGATCACCGCCGCGCCGGGCGAGCGGCAGCGATGGCGGGTGGTCAACGCCTGCACCTCCCGCCACCTCCGGCTCGAGCTCGAGGGGCAGGAGGTGACGGTCCTCGGGGTCGACCTCGGCCGCGAGGCCGAGCCGACGCCGTTCGGCGACCTGCTCCTCGCCCCCGGCAACCGGGCGGACCTGCTCGTCACCGCCGCCGAGGGAGCGGCGACCCTGCGGGCCCTCCCCCACGAACGGGGCGGGATGATGGGGATGATGGGCGGGGCGACCGCCTCCTCGGAGCCGGTCACGCTCGCGACCCTCGAGGTGGCCGGGACGCCGGCCGAGCCACCGGAGGAGCTCCCGCCGGCCGGTGCGGTCCGCGACCTGCGCGACGTCGAGCCGGCCGCCCGCCGCACCCTGACGTTCACCATGGGCATGGGTGGCGGCCGCGGACCGGGCGGGATGACCTTCGGCTTCGACGGTCGCGGGTTCGACGCCGAGCGCACCGACCAGGACGTCGCGGCCGGCACCGTCGAGGAGTGGGTCATCGACAACCCCACCCCGATGGACCACCCCTTCCACCTGCACGTGTGGCCGATGCAGGTGGTGGAGGCGGCCGGTGCCACCGTCGGGCCCCCCACGTGGCGCGACGTCGTCACCGTCCCGGCGGGCTCACGCGTGGTGGTGCGGGTGCCGTTCGAGGACCTCACCGGCCGGACCGTCTACCACTGCCACATCCTCGACCACGAGGACGCCGGGATGATGGGCGTCGTCGACGTGCGAGCCTGA
- a CDS encoding DUF4190 domain-containing protein, giving the protein MSDWTRDSSQGSNSPDAYGAPSADSAGTHQTGSQQYGSQQYGSQYGQTPTYDQDGYGGQRYGQTGAYEQGYGSQHGAPMAPAAPMQYSQQSVDADKAVTLSLVFGILGVVLMPIIFGPLALWQAGKAERLGKPATAGKVLGWVGTILGILGVIALILFVVLGVASMSTV; this is encoded by the coding sequence ATGTCCGACTGGACCCGCGACAGCAGCCAGGGCTCGAACAGCCCCGACGCCTACGGCGCGCCCTCCGCCGACTCCGCCGGCACCCACCAGACCGGCAGCCAGCAGTACGGCAGCCAGCAGTACGGCAGCCAGTACGGCCAGACCCCCACCTACGACCAGGACGGGTACGGTGGGCAGCGCTACGGCCAGACCGGCGCCTACGAGCAGGGCTACGGCTCGCAGCACGGCGCGCCGATGGCCCCGGCCGCGCCCATGCAGTACTCGCAGCAGAGCGTCGACGCCGACAAGGCGGTCACCCTGTCCCTGGTGTTCGGGATCCTCGGGGTCGTCCTCATGCCGATCATCTTCGGTCCGCTCGCCCTGTGGCAGGCAGGCAAGGCCGAGCGCCTCGGCAAGCCCGCCACGGCGGGCAAGGTCCTAGGTTGGGTCGGCACCATCCTCGGCATCCTCGGGGTCATCGCGCTCATCCTCTTCGTCGTCCTCGGGGTGGCGTCGATGAGCACGGTCTGA
- a CDS encoding hemolysin family protein, translated as MSTGTALLVALGLLISNAFFVGAEFALISARRTQIEPRAAEGSRVARVTLRAMERVSLMMAGAQLGITVSSLGLGAIAEPALAHLLEPVFASLGVPEGLVDPVAFTIALAIVVFFHMVLGEMVPKNIALAGPDRSALVLGPILYGIVWVIRPVVWILNESANIVLRILRVAPQDEVTTAFTRDEVAGLVAESGREGFLDEEELQLLVGALGFEERTVAQVLLPSAELVTTTRRSTVAELEELSATTGFSRFPIRSDDGAMREYVHVKDLLTTDPADRDLPVAAARLRALSQVRSDDSLRTVMRVMQREGAHLAAVEEGGALLGVVALEDVLEELVGEVRDATRRD; from the coding sequence ATGAGCACCGGAACCGCGCTTCTGGTGGCCCTGGGGCTGCTGATCTCCAACGCGTTCTTCGTCGGGGCCGAGTTCGCGCTCATCTCCGCCCGGCGCACCCAGATCGAGCCGCGGGCCGCGGAGGGCTCGCGCGTGGCCCGCGTGACCCTGCGCGCCATGGAGCGGGTCTCGCTCATGATGGCGGGAGCCCAGCTGGGCATCACCGTCAGCTCGCTGGGGCTCGGTGCCATCGCCGAACCCGCGCTGGCCCACCTGCTCGAGCCGGTCTTCGCCTCTCTCGGGGTGCCCGAGGGGCTCGTAGACCCCGTGGCGTTCACGATCGCCCTGGCGATCGTGGTCTTCTTCCACATGGTGCTCGGCGAGATGGTCCCGAAGAACATCGCCCTGGCCGGTCCCGACCGGTCCGCGCTCGTCCTCGGGCCCATCCTCTACGGCATCGTCTGGGTCATCCGGCCGGTCGTGTGGATCCTCAACGAGTCCGCGAACATCGTCCTGCGGATCCTGCGGGTCGCCCCGCAGGACGAGGTGACCACCGCCTTCACCCGCGACGAGGTGGCCGGCCTGGTGGCGGAGTCCGGCCGCGAGGGCTTCCTGGACGAGGAGGAGCTCCAGCTCCTCGTCGGCGCGCTCGGCTTCGAGGAGCGCACCGTCGCCCAGGTCCTCCTCCCCTCGGCCGAGCTGGTCACCACCACCCGAAGGTCGACGGTGGCCGAGCTGGAGGAGCTGAGCGCCACGACCGGCTTCTCGCGCTTCCCGATCCGCTCCGACGACGGCGCGATGCGTGAGTACGTCCACGTGAAGGACCTGCTCACCACCGACCCCGCGGACCGGGACCTCCCCGTCGCGGCGGCCCGGCTGCGCGCGCTGTCCCAGGTGCGCTCGGACGACTCGCTGCGCACCGTCATGCGGGTCATGCAGCGCGAGGGCGCACACCTCGCGGCGGTGGAGGAGGGCGGTGCGCTGCTCGGCGTCGTCGCCCTGGAGGACGTGCTCGAGGAGCTCGTGGGGGAGGTCCGCGACGCCACCCGTCGCGACTGA
- a CDS encoding hemolysin family protein, whose product MTEWFLLAIALVLILANAIFVAVEFAYITVDRATVEREAEGGDKRSRSLLGGLKTLSTQLSGAQLGITVTSLLVGALAEPSLATLLRGPLGLTGLPDAAITGLSLTLALVVVTYVQMIFGELVPKNWAIAEPLRVGRAVALPQKIFATVAGPVIRFLNGAANMVLRAMGIEPREELASARTAQELSSLVDRSHRQGTLDRPTAELVMRSIEFGHHSAGDVMTPRTRVHFLRAEDPVAEVIAQASATGHGRFPVIIDTVDHVVGFVHFKHALSVPVAERGERPIGEVMVEPQAVSETMELDPLLATLREAGLQMAVVVDEYGGTAGIVTLEDLLEEIVGEIEDEQDDGERRHHRGADGSLTVSGLLRPDEVSDLIELELPEGEDSDTVGGLVTELLGRLPEVGDEVVLECSDHSDVEHVGRRTVEVRATVVRMDHHRVAGVRLLPLDHDAEEARR is encoded by the coding sequence ATGACCGAGTGGTTCCTCCTCGCGATCGCACTCGTCCTCATCCTCGCCAACGCGATCTTCGTCGCCGTCGAGTTCGCCTACATCACCGTCGACCGTGCCACGGTCGAACGCGAGGCCGAGGGCGGGGACAAGCGCTCGCGCTCCCTCCTCGGCGGCCTCAAGACCCTCTCCACCCAGCTCTCCGGCGCCCAGCTCGGCATCACCGTGACCTCGCTGCTCGTCGGCGCGCTCGCCGAGCCGTCCCTGGCCACGCTGCTGCGCGGCCCGCTGGGCCTGACCGGCCTGCCCGATGCCGCGATCACCGGCCTGTCGCTCACCCTCGCGCTCGTCGTCGTCACGTACGTGCAGATGATCTTCGGCGAGCTCGTGCCCAAGAACTGGGCCATCGCCGAGCCGCTGCGCGTGGGCCGCGCCGTCGCCCTGCCCCAGAAGATCTTCGCGACCGTCGCCGGGCCGGTCATCCGGTTCCTCAACGGTGCCGCGAACATGGTCCTGCGGGCCATGGGGATCGAGCCACGGGAGGAGCTCGCCTCCGCCCGCACGGCCCAGGAGCTCTCCTCCCTCGTGGACCGCTCGCACCGCCAGGGCACCCTCGACCGGCCGACGGCGGAGCTGGTCATGCGCTCCATCGAGTTCGGCCACCACAGCGCCGGGGACGTCATGACCCCGCGCACCCGGGTGCACTTCCTCCGCGCCGAGGACCCGGTCGCGGAGGTCATCGCCCAGGCCAGCGCCACCGGCCACGGCCGCTTCCCCGTGATCATCGACACCGTCGACCACGTCGTCGGGTTCGTCCACTTCAAGCACGCCCTCTCGGTGCCCGTCGCCGAGCGGGGCGAGCGGCCCATCGGCGAGGTCATGGTCGAGCCGCAGGCCGTCTCGGAGACCATGGAGCTCGACCCGCTCCTCGCGACCCTGCGCGAGGCCGGCCTCCAGATGGCCGTCGTCGTCGACGAGTACGGCGGCACCGCCGGCATCGTCACGCTCGAGGACCTCCTGGAGGAGATCGTGGGGGAGATCGAGGACGAGCAGGACGACGGCGAGCGGCGCCACCACCGCGGCGCTGACGGCAGCCTCACCGTCTCCGGCCTGCTGCGACCCGACGAGGTCAGCGACCTCATCGAGCTCGAGCTGCCCGAGGGCGAGGACTCCGACACCGTCGGTGGGCTCGTCACCGAGCTCCTCGGGCGCCTGCCCGAGGTCGGCGACGAGGTGGTCCTGGAGTGCTCGGACCACTCCGACGTCGAGCACGTCGGCCGCCGCACCGTCGAGGTGCGCGCCACCGTGGTGCGCATGGACCACCACCGGGTGGCCGGGGTCCGCCTCCTGCCGCTCGACCACGACGCCGAGGAGGCCCGCCGATGA
- a CDS encoding AI-2E family transporter — translation MKIRRPRSRGGATKSPATSTSSAPGVAPRAPGAPAPRAPGGPAGAATPTAASGAAAAITQGSRRRRRGIWEDSLGRAAIRAAQVLLVLGLATVLVIGLRELKLLVIPILIVTILAAAMSPAVAFLRRHGWPNALATWATLIIGLGGLGTILWLVGREIRDESDQLVEGAESGLDQLQDYLATGPLGISEEQITAAREQLTEFLTSDTVQGGAIAGASAAIEVVAGTLLGIVILFFLLKDGRGIFGFFLRPLDEDVRPRVWRIGERSVTVLGGYVRGTAVVALVDAVVIGVALVILGVPLALPLATIVFLGAFIPLIGATLAGTLAALIALVANGPVTALIVVAVVIGVNQLEGDLLAPVVIGKALALHPLAILLALTAGTIVSGIIGALLAVPIAAVAWAALKEWRATDPDRGPDQMGDGGPGDDAVAAPARRPLRRRSVQ, via the coding sequence GTGAAGATCCGCAGACCGCGCTCCCGCGGCGGCGCCACGAAGAGCCCGGCCACCTCGACATCGTCCGCGCCCGGTGTCGCCCCCCGGGCGCCCGGCGCTCCGGCCCCCCGGGCGCCCGGCGGTCCCGCCGGTGCGGCAACCCCGACTGCCGCCTCCGGCGCGGCCGCCGCCATCACCCAGGGATCGCGGCGCCGCCGGCGCGGCATCTGGGAGGACAGCCTGGGCCGGGCCGCGATCCGGGCCGCGCAGGTCCTGCTCGTCCTCGGCCTCGCCACCGTCCTCGTCATCGGGCTGCGCGAGCTCAAGCTCCTCGTCATCCCGATCCTCATCGTCACGATCCTCGCCGCGGCCATGAGCCCGGCTGTGGCCTTCCTGCGCCGCCACGGCTGGCCCAACGCCCTGGCCACGTGGGCCACCCTCATCATCGGCCTCGGTGGCCTCGGGACCATCCTGTGGCTCGTGGGCCGGGAGATCCGAGACGAGTCCGACCAGCTCGTCGAGGGCGCCGAGAGCGGCCTCGACCAGCTCCAGGACTACCTGGCCACCGGCCCGCTCGGGATCAGCGAGGAGCAGATCACCGCCGCCCGGGAGCAGCTCACCGAGTTCCTCACCTCCGACACCGTCCAGGGCGGGGCGATCGCCGGGGCCTCCGCCGCCATCGAGGTCGTGGCCGGGACGCTGCTCGGCATCGTCATCCTCTTCTTCCTCCTCAAGGACGGCCGCGGCATCTTCGGGTTCTTCCTGCGCCCGCTCGACGAGGACGTCCGCCCGCGCGTCTGGCGGATCGGCGAGCGTTCCGTGACGGTCCTCGGCGGGTACGTGCGTGGCACCGCCGTCGTCGCGCTCGTCGACGCCGTCGTCATCGGCGTCGCCCTGGTCATCCTCGGGGTCCCGCTGGCCCTGCCGCTGGCGACCATCGTGTTCCTCGGCGCCTTCATCCCGCTCATCGGCGCCACCCTGGCCGGCACCCTCGCCGCACTCATCGCCCTGGTCGCCAACGGCCCGGTGACGGCGCTCATCGTCGTCGCCGTCGTCATCGGCGTGAACCAGCTCGAGGGTGACCTCCTCGCCCCCGTCGTCATCGGCAAGGCCCTCGCGCTGCACCCGCTGGCGATCCTGCTCGCCCTGACCGCCGGGACGATCGTCTCCGGCATCATCGGTGCGCTGCTCGCGGTGCCGATCGCCGCCGTCGCCTGGGCGGCCCTCAAGGAGTGGCGGGCGACCGACCCGGACCGCGGTCCGGACCAGATGGGCGACGGCGGGCCCGGCGACGACGCCGTCGCGGCCCCCGCGCGGAGGCCGCTGCGCCGGCGTTCCGTACAGTAG